From Daucus carota subsp. sativus chromosome 6, DH1 v3.0, whole genome shotgun sequence, the proteins below share one genomic window:
- the LOC108225624 gene encoding uncharacterized protein LOC108225624 — MVRVLFWPLGSESRIEWRQIGCGVFRVSAAAGGGSGGGYSGGFGDGSSGKGDGSSGGDGEKKWSLISWYLALLKKHPVLTKSVTSAYLNLVGDLVCQLLVDQVPSLDVKRGTSFHISGTGVGWSYPSLLTQ, encoded by the exons ATGGTTCGAGTATTGTTTTGGCCTTTGGGTTCTGagtctaggattgagtggagacAGATTGGTTGCGGGGTGTTTCGGGTTTCTGCTGCTGCAGGTGGAGGTAGTGGCGGTGGCTATAGTGGTGGTTTTGGTGATGGGAGTTCTGGCAAAGGTGATGGTAGTAGTGGTGGTGATGGTGAGAAAAAGTGGTCACTCATTTCATG GTATTTGGCTCTCTTGAAGAAGCATCCCGTGTTGACAAAATCTGTAACATCTGCATATCTGAATTTAGTTGGCGATCTAGTCTGTCAG CTTTTGGTTGACCAAGTGCCATCTCTCGACGTGAAGAGGGGTACGTCTTTTCACATTTCTGGGACTGGCGTTGGTTGGTCCTACCCTTCACTTCTG ACTCAGTAG
- the LOC108227200 gene encoding GEM-like protein 4, whose translation MKVEMEMEVEGEDSYEKYSMESSSSSYDVSSSPQRPSSLSELVSSCHSSDSSRSSPVSETNNRGSKAGQKNKPGRKAGSFAFRIKEHVRMGPKLSETVKGKLSVGAKIILKGGRENIFRHIFGVSEGEKLLKASQCYLSTTAGPIAGILFISTLKLAFFSERSITLPSDKGGCLKTPYKVLIPISKIKEANESENVNKPAQKYIEVVTEDGFEFWFMGFVRYEKAFMNLQKAISMSIYDKSA comes from the exons ATGAAGGTTGAAATGGAAATGGAAGTTGAAGGTGAGGATTCTTATGAGAAATATTCAATGGAAAGTTCAAGCTCATCATATGATGTTTCTTCATCTCCTCAAAGACCATCTTCTTTGTCTGAGCTTGTTAGTTCTTGTCATAGCTCAGATTCTTCACGTAGCTCTCCGGTTTCAGAAACAA ACAACAGAGGCAGCAAAGCAGGTCAGAAGAACAAGCCTGGAAGGAAAGCAGGCAGTTTCGCATTCAGAATTAAAGAGCACG TGAGAATGGGACCGAAGTTATCAGAAACGGTGAAAGGGAAGCTAAGTGTGGGGGCGAAAATAATACTAAAAGGTGGAAGGGAAAACATATTCCGACATATATTTGGAGTAAGTGAAGGTGAGAAGCTGTTGAAGGCTTCTCAATGTTACTTATCGACCACAGCTGGTCCAATTGCCGGAATACTATTCATTTCCACTCTCAAACTCGCGTTCTTCAGTGAACGATCAATTACTCTGCCTTCTGACAAAGGAGGGTGCTTAAAGACGCCTTACAAG GTTTTGATACCAATATCCAAGATTAAAGAAGCAAACGAGAGTGAGAACGTCAACAAGCCAGCACAGAAGTACATAGAAGTTGTTACAGAAGATGGTTTCGAGTTTTGGTTTATGGGATTTGTAAGGTATGAGAAAGCTTTCATGAACCTTCAGAAGGCTATTTCCATGTCCATATATGACAAGAGTGCCTAG
- the LOC108227207 gene encoding alcohol dehydrogenase-like 6, with the protein MATSTSQPQVIKCKAAVAWRAGEAMVIEEVEVSPPQPMEIRVKVVATALCRSDFNAWLSQATLHLFPRIFGHEASGIVESVGEGVTEFAKGDHVLTLFTGECMSCKQCTSEKGNICQVLGLERKGVMHSDQKTRFFIEGKPVYHYCAVSSFSEYTVVHSGCAVKVDPKAPLEKICLLSCGVAAGLGAAWKVADITKGSTVVIFGLGTLGLSVAQGARKRGASRIVGVETNPEKSVKAKAFGVTDFINPNDYNEPIEQVVKRITDGGADYSFECVGETAVINTALQSCCDGWGLTVTLGVPKSNPEVKAHFSSFLSGKTLKGSMLGGWKPKSDIPSLIEMYLNQEILVDEYISHNMPLENINQAFDLMKDGKCLRCVIHMP; encoded by the exons ATGGCAACTTCAACTTCACAGCCTCAGGTCATTAAATGCAAAG CTGCGGTTGCATGGAGAGCTGGGGAGGCAATGGTGATAGAGGAGGTGGAAGTGAGTCCTCCTCAGCCTATGGAGATTAGAGTCAAGGTGGTTGCCACTGCCCTGTGCCGCAGTGATTTCAATGCTTGGCTTTCTCAG GCAACCCTTCATCTATTTCCTCGGATATTCGGGCATGAAGCATCAGG GATCGTTGAAAGTGTTGGAGAAGGAGTAACTGAATTCGCAAAGGGGGATCATGTGCTTACCTTATTTACTGGGGAATGCATGAGTTGCAAACAATGCACTTCGGAGAAAGGCAACATCTGCCAAGTACTGGGTCTGGAACGGAAGGGGGTAATGCATAGTGACCAGAAAACGCGATTCTTTATTGAAGGGAAACCGGTATACCATTATTGTGCAGTTTCTAGTTTCAGTGAATATACAGTTGTGCACTCTGGATGTGCTGTTAAAGTTGACCCCAAAGCACCATTGGAGAAAATATGTCTGTTAAGTTGCGGAGTTGCAGCAG GTCTAGGTGCTGCCTGGAAGGTTGCTGATATAACTAAAGGATCAACAGTTGTAATCTTCGGTTTAGGAACTTTAGGCCTTTCG GTGGCCCAAGGAGCTAGAAAAAGGGGAGCATCCCGGATAGTTGGTGTGGAAACTAATCCTGAGAAGAGCGTCAAAG CGAAGGCTTTTGGAGTTACTGACTTCATAAATCCGAATGATTATAATGAACCTATTGAACAG GTTGTGAAGCGAATTACTGATGGGGGAGCAGACTATTCCTTTGAATGTGTAGGAGAGACAGCAGTGATAAACACAGCTTTACAGTCTTGTTGTGAT GGCTGGGGTCTGACTGTTACACTTGGTGTCCCAAAATCAAATCCAGAAGTGAAAGCTCACTTTTCGTCGTTCCTGTCTGGAAAAACATTGAAAGGGTCTATGCTTGGTGGATGGAAACCAAAATCGGATATTCCGTCATTGATTGAGATGTATCTAAATCAG GAAATCCTGGTTGACGAGTACATTTCTCATAATATGCCATTGGAAAACATCAATCAAGCTTTTGATCTTATGAAAGATGGCAAGTGTCTGCGTTGTGTCATACACATGCCATGA